One Osmerus eperlanus chromosome 23, fOsmEpe2.1, whole genome shotgun sequence DNA segment encodes these proteins:
- the si:ch1073-220m6.1 gene encoding uncharacterized protein si:ch1073-220m6.1: MRSGKLLCSVFRVFSQEDSCSPHIIRKMNILFCHLIFVIAGLKAQASTKVQYELKGNTTCLCFTNSLKNITEIKWKVDNNLIVRDGSVTKSFIDRFQYNKVNHSLYIRNLTDTDTGIYIVTTTYKNDSEFTNSYKLIVEEAVSMPVVKITPFDFNSSAGTCNMSVNCSVGSNWAAFVCDDDSHDSRCKLSSSTTNVFINISKFNGNVECTGKNNVSIKTLLQSTNCLGGTTAPAVISHSWPDYWWFLLGGPALIAIIVVILIILKCRKSFKKSQETTRPASDKVNDSTMRGQENPSTVQEHAPVVTVGVETEADRTTSVYDIVRDQVNGPAAKEPETSIYSTIQKHGSAAVYDVARV, encoded by the exons ATGCGAAGCGGAAAACTGTTGTGTTCAGTCTTCAGGGTTTTCTCACAGGAAGATAGCTGCTCTCCACATATCATACGGAAAATGAACATTCTTTTTTGTCATCTCATCTTTGTCATCGCAG GATTGAAAGCACAGGCCTCTACGAAGGTCCAGTATGAGTTGAAAGGGAACACAACCTGTCTGTGCTTTACAAATTCTCTAAAGAACATTACAGAGATAAAATGGAAAGTCGACAATAACTTAATTGTTCGTGACGGCAGTGTAACTAAATCATTCATAGACAGGTTTCAGTACAACAAAGTGAACCACAGTCTGTATATTAGGAATCTGacggacacagacacaggtATCTACATTGTAACTACAACATATAAAAATGACTCCGAATTCACTAACAGCTATAAACTGATCGTGGAAG AAGCTGTATCCATGCCGGTTGTGAAGATAACACCTTTCGACTTTAATTCATCCGCCGGAACCTGCAACATGTCAGTCAACTGCTCCGTGGGAAGCAACTGGGCTGCCTTTGTCTGCGATGACGACTCACATGATAGTCGGTGCAAGTTATCGTCATCAACCACCAACGTTTTCATCAACATCTCGAAGTTTAACGGGAATGTTGAGTGTACCGGCAAGAACAACGTTAGCATCAAGACGCTCTTACAGTCCACAAATT GTCTAGGTGGAACTACAGCTCCTGCTGTAATCTCACATTCGTGGCCAGATTATTGGTGGTTTCTATTGGGGGGTCCAGCCCTGATAGCCATTATAGTGGTGATATTGATTATACTAAAGTGTCGGAAATCTTTCAAAAAGTCACAG GAAACAACTCGACCTGCAAGTGATAAAGTGAACGATTCAACAATGAGAGGACAGGAAAACCCAAGCACAGTGCAGGAACATGCGCCCGTAGTGACAGTTGGGGTTGAAACCGAAGCAGATAGGACCACGTCTGTCTACGACATTGTTAGAGATCAAGTGAACGGTCCTGCGGCGAAGGAGCCGGAAACTTCCATCTACAGCACCATACAGAAACACGGGTCAGCGGCGGTCTATGATGTGGCTAGAGTCTAA